Proteins co-encoded in one Fusarium musae strain F31 chromosome 3, whole genome shotgun sequence genomic window:
- a CDS encoding hypothetical protein (BUSCO:EOG09264904), with amino-acid sequence MDIDHVPTDARSKEVVRLWRAWRTVHEMVADREYELAEEEVKISLDRFRDEYCNPDGSINRAKLQFSARPSENMIRKNTPPVTAANPNPNPGADCGPVWVEFLADKTFGVNQIRQFAKYVITNNYKTGIMVTHVPLSPAARKTLQSVESVAKIECFLEDDLLVNITHHELVPKHVLLSREEKLALLKRYRLKETQLPRILQKDPVARYLGLKRGQVVKIIRNSETAGRYASYRLCV; translated from the exons ATGGATATTGATCACGTTCCCACCGACGCCAGGTCCAAGGAGGTTGTTCGTCTTTGGCGAGCATGGAGGACTGTTCATGAGATGGTCGCGGACCGA GAATACGAGCTCGCTGAAGAGGAAGTCAAGATCTCTCTCGACCGCTTCCGCGACGAATACTGCAACCCCGACGGTTCCATTAA CCGCGCCAAACTTCAATTCTCGGCGCGTCCCAGCGAGAACATGATCCGCAAAAACACACCTCCCGTGACAGCAGCCAACCCCAATCCCAACCCCGGCGCCGACTGCGGTCCTGTCTGGGTTGAGTTCCTAGCTGATAAGACTTTCGGCGTCAACCAGATCCGACAATTTGCCAAATATGTGATCACGAACAACTACAAGACTGGCATCATGGTAACACACGTTCCTCTCTCGCCCGCCGCCCGCAAGACTCTCCAGAGTGTCGAGTCCGTCGCTAAGATCGAGTGCTTCCTTGAGgatgatcttcttgtcaacatTACCCACCATGAGCTTGTTCCTAAGCATGTCTTGCTCTCCCGCGAGGAGAAGCTCGCTCTTCTCAAGCGCTATCGCCTCAAGGAGACCCAACTACCACGTATTTTGCAAAAGGACCCTGTCGCTCGTTACTTGGGTTTGAAGCGGGGCCAAGTCGTCAAGATTATCCGAAACAGTGAAACGGCTGGTCGTTATGCCAGTTATAGATTGTGTGTATAG
- a CDS encoding hypothetical protein (BUSCO:EOG09264HOY): MAETATSPAPAADKADKQANVRPAKPDENLFKQELAKAEKEHKASMDRLAAVKAKIEIAMPNKNKDQPNPTQKRRQELIAQANEIRQKQAGGKNARSTKLDQIKRLDEQVRSRINEQKAAKSKVPFKSLEDLDRQIASLDDKVNSGTMKLVDEKKALSDISSLRKMRKNFGQLDDSQKQIDDLRAKIKEIKDSMDDPEQKALSDQYNKIQAEIDAIKAEQDEAYKGLSSLRDERSKLQAEQQEKYTAIRKLKDDYYGQKKAYQAYDREARERYREKQRAEQERYHQERKKAEAERRLGDASDPAYLDEIRRAHSLLQFLDPNHKVEKGPLMADTGLGAQAQRSVDESGLKGTKLLRKEDRDEEYAPAVKKGKKGKKTAHGGSSNKFNVPPAVVEDCAAMGIDPPMSAADIPAVAEKVRAKLDFWKNDQDAQTQRNIEKAKKEIAELEAAEANGDKVEQTTADLKETSIADKQES; encoded by the exons ATGGCCGAAACCGCTACCTCTCCCGCTCCTGCGGCGGACAAGGCCGACAAGCAAGCTAATGTTCGACCTGCCAAGCCCGATGAGAATCTCTTTAAGCAGGAACTCgcaaaggctgagaaggagcaCAAGGCTTCAATGGACCGTCTG GCTGCTGTCAAGGCTAAGATCGAGATTGCTATgcccaacaagaacaaggaccaGCCTAACCCAACCCAAAAGCGACGACAAGAGCTCATTGCTCAGGCCAACGAGATTCGACAGAAGCAGGCTGGCGGAAAGAACGCCCGTTCTACTAAGCTCGACCAGATCAAGCGTCTCGATGAGCAAGTTCGAAGCCGAATCAATGAGCAAAAGGCTGCGAAGAGCAAGGTTCCCTTCAAGAGCCTCGAGGACCTCGACCGCCAGATTGCTAGTCTGGACGACAAGGTCAACTCCGGCACCATGAAGCTGGTGGACGAAAAGAAGGCTTTGTCAGACATCTCCAGTCTCCGTAAGATGCGCAAGAACTTCGGACAGCTTGACGATTCCCAGAAGCAGATCGATGACCTTCGCGCCAAGATtaaggagatcaaggacagCATGGACGACCCTGAGCAAAAGGCTCTCTCCGACCAGTATAACAAGATCCAGGCCGAGATCGATgctatcaaggctgagcaggACGAAGCTTACAAGGGTCTTTCCAGTCTCCGTGATGAGCGCTCCAAGCTTCAGGCAGAACAGCAGGAAAAGTACACCGCCATCCGTAAGCTCAAGGATGACTATTACGGACAGAAGAAGGCATATCAGGCCTACGACCGTGAGGCTCGAGAGCGTTACCGCGAGAAGCAAAGGGCTGAGCAGGAGCGCTACCACCAAGAGCGaaagaaggctgaggctgagcgtCGTCTGGGTGATGCCAGCGACCCTGCCTACCTAGACGAGATCCGCCGCGCCCACAGCCTGCTCCAATTTCTCGATCCTAACcacaaggttgagaagggtCCTCTGATGGCCGATACGGGTCTCGGTGCTCAGGCCCAACGAAGCGTTGACGAGTCTGGCCTCAAGGGTACCAAACTCCTTCGCAAGGAAGACCGTGATGAGGAGTACGCCCCTGCGGTGAAGAAGGgtaagaagggcaagaagactGCTCACGGCGGCTCATCGAACAAGTTCAACGTTCCCCCAGCTGTGGTCGAGGACTGTGCTGCCATGGGTATCGACCCTCCCATGAGTGCTGCCGATATccctgctgttgctgagaaggtcCGTGCCAAGCTCGATTTCTGGAAGAATGACCAGGATGCGCAGACGCAGCGT